The Syntrophorhabdaceae bacterium genome includes the window TGATCCAGTCTACAGTGAAAGGTTCTTTGGCGCAGGCGCGGGCGCGGTATATGAACTCTATGTCGGTGTTGACGATGATGGTAATGTCCCGATCAGGGAAATCCAGTTTTTTGATAGGGTGTTTAATCTCCACAGCAGACCACCTTATCCTTGATGGCCGTTTCCGCCAGCAGGAAATCAAGCGGGTTATTTATGTCGATTGACTCGACCTCATCCATTATAAAAGGGATGATTATATCTCCTGTTGTCGAGCGCTTATTTTTTATTGTCGATACCCTCACGATATATATGCTTGCGTTCTGTACATATACGTCCGGCAGCAGATGGTAGGAGAGGGTATGCATGCCGGATGCCTTCCCGCTGTCAACAAATGGTCTTAAACAACCGTTCGCGATTGTCCACATCTTGCAGGGGTGTTCCGAACATTTCCTGACCGAACGGAGGGAATCACACTCAGGGTGGTCCATGATCGTCTCTATGGCCCGATCGATTGATTCAGTCTTCCTGAAAGGAGACGTTGGGTAGAGAAGGACGATAATATCCGGTATATAACCCTCATTTTTTTCCAGCCAGTCAAGGGCATGGTCAAAGAATTCCAGTTCCGTGGAATCGGCGGTGGAGATCTCTTCCGGCCGTAAAAAAGGCACTTCCGCGCCATATTGTTTCGCGATATCGCTGATATCGGAAGAGTCTGTTGAAACGATTATTCTCTTTATGAAGCGTGATCTTTTTGCGGCTTCAATCGTATAGGCCATTAAGGGTTTGCCGTACAGGGGCTTGATGTTTTTCAAGGGCACCCTCTTTGAACCACTACGCGCGGGGATTAAGGCTGCGATATTCATTCTTTTATGCCGTTCATCCTTTTTGTGTGTCCTCGTTTAGTATGGATGCAAATATTGTGCCCATTGAAACCAATCTTGTAAGGCGCCATAACCGTTTGTTATCGCAGATAATATCAAATATGGCCTTTTATCATCCGGGAAAAGATTGTCATAAGATTGACCATTTATATGTTATTCACCGCATGCCCGCCGGCATACTGCCTGAGACCGACCGATAAATCAATGGCCTGCCCGCTGCTCCATCCTGTCCTGAACCTGTGACAGTAATGCACGGGTCTCACTATCTCCGGGTGATATCTTTTGCGCCTTTTTTAAAAATTCCTGCGCCTTCTTAAGGTTATTTGATTTTAGTGACACGACGGCAATACCCTTTAACGCGTCAATGTTATCAGGACGTATTCTCAGCGCGTGTTGAAGATAAGCGGCTGCTTCATCCGATTTCCCCAGTTCGGCCAATATCCTTCCCAGCACGATATGGGCATCCGCATGGTTTTTATCTGCCTCAACGGCCCTTCTCGCAAAGGTAAGGGCTTCATCGGGGGTCTTCCCCCTCCACGACAGGATGGCAAGGTTCTTGAGAGCCCTGCTGTCGTCAGGTCTGCTTTTGATTACATCGAGAAGGATATTTTTTGAGCAGTCATCGTGGTTTATCTGAAGTTTTATTTCACCGAGAAGATTGAGGAGATCGATATCGCCTTGATCCTCCGATGCGAGGGCCGAGGCTATCTTATGGGATTCTGTGATATGGCCCGCATTTCTCAACTGGTTTATCACCGATAGATCTTCATCGCCGGTTTCATGATGCGCCTGTGGAGATTTGTCCCCTTTGTCGTTCTGGTAAAGAAATGTCCTGTTTGTCCGTGCAAAGGTATCGGCAATAATAGGAATAAGATGCTTTCTGTAAGATGGGATCACCCGTGATGCCCATAGATATGGTTCAATGGCGAGCCACGTTCTGGTGTACCCCATTTTATCCGTATTCCCTATCTTGATATATTCCTCGTTCGCAAGCCTTTCTGTCGATGGAGTATGGTGAACGGTCCTGATATGAAGAAATTTATCTACGTATCGTATCTTCGTTGCAAGGGCTACCTGGGTCATGAACAGGCGATCCGGCACAGGTACGTCAGGGATGGGTATTGCGAGCGCTGATTTTAAAAAGTCAGTGCGGTACAAACCGTAGATGAAGTAGTGGTACTGGGTGATGCCTGCGGCAATCATATTGATGGCCAGATGGAAAAAGGTCATGTTGTTAGGGTCCCTTTCGCCTTCGAACCGGACGGCATTAAGGTGCGTTCCGTCGTCCCAGTGCCGGTTTAAAGATGTCATTGCAAGACCTGTCTCCGGATGGGTCTCAAGCTCTCCGACGAGTGTTTCCACGAAATCAGGTTCCCACCAGTCATCAGCGGCGGCCCACATAAAATATTTGCCGCGCGCGAGCCCGGCAACGTGCCGGAAATTGTTGTTTGCGCCGATGTTGGTTTCGTGCCTGCAATATTGAATCCTCTGTTCCTGAGCGGCAAATTGCATGCAGATCTCCCCGGTGGCGTCATCGGACGCGTTATCGGCAATAATCAACTCGAAATCCTTGTACGTCTGATTCAGGAGCGCGTCGAGAGATCTACGGATCCAGTTGGCTTCGTTGAAGACCGGCAACCCTATACTAACGACCGGTAATCCGGTATTAACTACCGGCAATACGGTACTGACGATGGGGTGTGCGGAATTATCCAATGGTTATCCCTCTAAAAAAACTCAAAAAGGAAGCAGCTTTTTCCGTGCCTTGCGGTAGATGCAGAGGCTTTGTCCCGTCATAAGAGCCACAGGCAGGGGCATGCCGTTTATGTTGAAATATTCGTCGATAGTGGTCTTGGATTCTGCATGCTTCGGCCATCCATAATCATCAAAAAGTATAACGGCCCCGTCAACGAGCATGGGCACAAAGAACTCCAGACACTCCCTGTGGGCCTTTTTCGTATTGATATCGATATGAAGATACCGGATCGGCCTCGGCTCGAAGTCGTCGAAGGTGTCCGGGATATAGCCCGGATAGTAGCGGAGAAACCCGGCATAGGCGTTCAGGTTCTCTTTTGTCGCGTCAAGGCTGACGTCCTGGGAGCATTTTCCTATGAAGCCGTCGGCGATCTCCCTCTGCGTCAATCCATCTGAAGGGACACCGCTGAAGGTATCGAAGAGGTGGAAGAGGGGAGGCGCGTTCATTGTATCGCGCAGGATCACCTCGGATGCGAGGAGCGTGGTGCCGCCGCGGAATACGCCGCATTCCACGAAGTCACCTTCTGCGCAGTCGAGGGCCATTTCAGCGGCCCTGAGCACCACGTATGCCCTCGGCGCAAAATAGAATCCGTTGTAGTTCCCTTTTTCAATGCGCTCAGCCATTGCATAGATCCCGAGGAAGTCCTTGTTGTGCAGCCAGGGCATGTAATAATAACCTGCCGTGCATTTATCGTAACGCACACCGTTCACCTGGATGTAGGGGAAGGTGATGTCGATGTCGTTTAGTCTCTGTCCCTTTTCGATCAACTGAAGAATGTGCGCTATCGCGCTCAGATCGCCCATAGATCTCCTCCGTAGTCTGTGTACGCTGTTACCGTACTTTCAAATATTGCAATTTTTGTGCCTTTAAAGGCAGCGAATAGTGAACGGTGAATAGTGAATAGTAAAAGAGGCAGTCGATAGCATGAAGACGGTCGATAGTCGATAGTGAATAGTAGATAGTGAGAGACAAAAGAAATCCGAACGCTTGGCACCCTACGCCTTACGTCTTTCAAGATGTTCTGCTTTCTGTTCTTCCCACCTTCTCACCCTCTTACCTTCCGCTCTTCTGCCCGCCTCACGACGGTTTGCTATATATAATTTCGTAGCGAATTCTTGAGTGCGAGGGGGTGGCCGGGGTACCCGCTTGCGGGTCGCGCTTTGCTGCCGGAGGGGGCGACCGGGTACCCGCTTGCGGGTGTACAGGTAACAGCAAGCCCGGCACCGATGCTCTACGATGACGTATCCGGGATGATGTTTATGCCAATTAGGATTCAAAGATAGCACGAGAGTACGAAGCTGACGAAATTATATGAATTAAGGGAGATTGATGTCAGTAGATCTCCGGAGAATGTGACCCACAATTACCCCCGCTGCGCAATATTTGTCAAAATATTGACTTGCTGTTTAAAGGCAGTGAATAGTGAACGGTGAATAGTAGATAGTCGGCGTCGAATATCGATAATCAATCATCGAGTATCGAATATAAAGGCGCTGTCTTTCCATTACGCCGAACGGTTTTCTTTATATGTAAAGGTTGGGATTTGACCTAACGGACTGTGCAGGGGCATCTCCAAACTTCTTCCTGAAACAAACAGTTTTGAAATATAATGGTTTATCAGCGATTTCAAGCAGCAATCATTATTGGCTGAAAGCGATTACCTACTAACTCTTTCCGTTGCATGAGATTACAGATAGAAGTCGATTCTATCGTTAGTATCGAACAAGTATGCTGTTCAATTTTTCTTGCTATATTGATATACTTAAAAAAGGAGGTAAAATCATGCACTGGGGAGACTATGGATGGGGAATGGGTTTTGGATGGATATTCATGATTATCTTCTGGGTACTTATCATACTTGTGGTTATTTATTTAGTGAGATTAGTTACGGGTACCGGAAAACAGCAGCAGGGAGAAACTCCCATTGAAATCTTGAAGAAAAGGTATGCAAAGGGAGAAATTACAAAGGAAGAGTTCGAAAAGATGAAGGGTGATATAACAAAAGACTGAAGCCCGGGGTGACCCTGACTTCACCGGTATAGGAAGGACGATATGAAGATGAAAGACCCGGTTTGTAATATGACCATAGAGGATACAGATGCTGCAGGAACATCCATCTACGAAAGCGACACGTACTATTTCTGCTCAACGCATTGCAAGGATACGTTTGATAAAGATCCTGAAGCCTTTGTTTCAAAAGAAACCGCCGAACCTTTGAAAACAGGGGTAATATATACCTGCCCCATGCATCCTGATATCCGTGAAGAAAAACCAGGGTCATGTCCAAAATGCGGCATGGTACTTGAACCCCTTACTCCTTCAGCAGGTGAGGCCAGGACAGAGTGGACCTGCCCTATGCATCCCGAGATAGTCCGTGATACCCCGGGAAGCTGCCCCGTCTGTGGTATGGCTCTTGAACCGAAAACATTTTCCGAAGAAGGTGAAAACCCCGAATTGATTGACATGAAAAGGAGATTCAAGTTAGGAGTGATTCTTACGGCTCCTCTCATTTTTATTACAATGAGCCATTTTATCCCCGGTTTTTCCCTCGAAAAACTGATTTCCAGAGATATTCTGAAATGGATAGAGCTTGTTCTTACAACGCCTGTAGTTCTCTGGGCAGGATGGCCATTTTTCGTGCGCGGATGGCAATCTGTCATAAACCGCAGCCTTAACATGTTTACATTAATCGGGCTTGGCGTAGGGGTAGCTTACGTATACAGCCTTATTGCAGTGCTCGTACCCGGTATATTTCCTGCCTCCTTCAGAAAGGATGGCAGCGAAGTTGGAATCTATTTTGAAGCTGCGGCAGTTATTGTGGTGCTCGTGCTTCTTGGGCAGGTGCTTGAGTTAAAGGCTCGAAGCAAAACCGGGGCAGCCATTAAAGCCCTCCTTGGTCTTGCGCCTAAGACAGCCCGACGCGTAAAAGATGATACAGAAGAAGATGTTCCCCTTGAGCATGTAGTGTTGGGCGACATTCTCCGTGTTCGTCCAGGAGAAAAGATACCGGTAGATGGCATTGTTATTGAGGGGTCAAGCTCAGTTGATGAATCTATGGTTACGGGCGAGCCGATGCCTGTGCAGAAACTGAAGGGAGACCATATTGTTGGCGCAACGATCAATGGAACAGGTATGCTCATAATGAGGGCGGAAAAGGTTGGAGCTGATACCCTACTATCACAGATTATCCATATGGTTGCAGATGCGCAGAGGAGCCGTGCACCCATCCAGAAGTTTGCAGACATAGTGGCAGCCTATTTTGTCCAGATTGTTTTGGCAGTTGCAATCTTTGCCTTTATAATGTGGGCATTGATAGGGCCTGAACCGAGAATGGCATACGCAATCATCAATGCGGTGGCAGTTTTAATCATTGCCTGCCCCTGCGCCCTCGGTCTTGCGACACCCATATCCATAATGGTAGCCATGGGAAAGGGCGCCACGGCAGGGGTGCTTTTTAAGGATGCAGAGGCGATTGAGGTGATGAAAAAAGTAGATACCCTTGTTGTTGATAAGACAGGGACTCTTACCGTCGGCAAGCCATCCCTGGTGAGGAGTATCCCGGCAGAGGGATTTGACGAAAACAAGATGCTTTATTATGCTGCAAGCCTTGAACGTGGAAGTGAACATCCCCTTGCAGCGGCAATCGTAAAAGGCACAGAACAAAGGGGTATAATCCTTGCCAATGTTGAGGAATTTGAGTCCTTGACCGGCAAAGGTGTTGTGGGCAGGATTGAAGGACACGTCATTGCTGTGGGCAACCAAAAACTCTTTGACGATACAGGCGCTGACCCGGCCGAACTCTTACAAAGTGCTGAAGTAATGCGCAATGAAGGACAAACGGTAATGTTTATTGCCGTAGATGGTAATCCAGCGGGGCTTCTGGGGGTGGCTGATCCGATAAAGGAAACGACCCCGGAGGCAATAGAAGCGCTTCATAAAGAAGGTATCAGGATTGTCATGCTCACTGGAGACAACCGTACAACGGCAGAAACAGTATCAAAAAAGCTCTTTCTTGATGATGTGATTGCAGAAGTGCTTCCTGATCAGAAGGCTGATGTTGTAAAGCGATTGCAGGGTGAAGGAAAGATTGTTGCCATGGCAGGAGATGGGATAAATGATGCCCCTGCATTAGCGCAGGCCCATGTGGGTGTTGCAATGGGAACAGGCACAGATGTGGCAATGGAAAGCGCAGGTGTTACGCTGG containing:
- a CDS encoding class I SAM-dependent methyltransferase; this encodes MGDLSAIAHILQLIEKGQRLNDIDITFPYIQVNGVRYDKCTAGYYYMPWLHNKDFLGIYAMAERIEKGNYNGFYFAPRAYVVLRAAEMALDCAEGDFVECGVFRGGTTLLASEVILRDTMNAPPLFHLFDTFSGVPSDGLTQREIADGFIGKCSQDVSLDATKENLNAYAGFLRYYPGYIPDTFDDFEPRPIRYLHIDINTKKAHRECLEFFVPMLVDGAVILFDDYGWPKHAESKTTIDEYFNINGMPLPVALMTGQSLCIYRKARKKLLPF
- a CDS encoding acylneuraminate cytidylyltransferase family protein; its protein translation is MNIAALIPARSGSKRVPLKNIKPLYGKPLMAYTIEAAKRSRFIKRIIVSTDSSDISDIAKQYGAEVPFLRPEEISTADSTELEFFDHALDWLEKNEGYIPDIIVLLYPTSPFRKTESIDRAIETIMDHPECDSLRSVRKCSEHPCKMWTIANGCLRPFVDSGKASGMHTLSYHLLPDVYVQNASIYIVRVSTIKNKRSTTGDIIIPFIMDEVESIDINNPLDFLLAETAIKDKVVCCGD
- a CDS encoding SHOCT domain-containing protein — its product is MHWGDYGWGMGFGWIFMIIFWVLIILVVIYLVRLVTGTGKQQQGETPIEILKKRYAKGEITKEEFEKMKGDITKD
- a CDS encoding heavy metal translocating P-type ATPase; translation: MKMKDPVCNMTIEDTDAAGTSIYESDTYYFCSTHCKDTFDKDPEAFVSKETAEPLKTGVIYTCPMHPDIREEKPGSCPKCGMVLEPLTPSAGEARTEWTCPMHPEIVRDTPGSCPVCGMALEPKTFSEEGENPELIDMKRRFKLGVILTAPLIFITMSHFIPGFSLEKLISRDILKWIELVLTTPVVLWAGWPFFVRGWQSVINRSLNMFTLIGLGVGVAYVYSLIAVLVPGIFPASFRKDGSEVGIYFEAAAVIVVLVLLGQVLELKARSKTGAAIKALLGLAPKTARRVKDDTEEDVPLEHVVLGDILRVRPGEKIPVDGIVIEGSSSVDESMVTGEPMPVQKLKGDHIVGATINGTGMLIMRAEKVGADTLLSQIIHMVADAQRSRAPIQKFADIVAAYFVQIVLAVAIFAFIMWALIGPEPRMAYAIINAVAVLIIACPCALGLATPISIMVAMGKGATAGVLFKDAEAIEVMKKVDTLVVDKTGTLTVGKPSLVRSIPAEGFDENKMLYYAASLERGSEHPLAAAIVKGTEQRGIILANVEEFESLTGKGVVGRIEGHVIAVGNQKLFDDTGADPAELLQSAEVMRNEGQTVMFIAVDGNPAGLLGVADPIKETTPEAIEALHKEGIRIVMLTGDNRTTAETVSKKLFLDDVIAEVLPDQKADVVKRLQGEGKIVAMAGDGINDAPALAQAHVGVAMGTGTDVAMESAGVTLVKGDLRGIVRARRLSRATMRNIKQNIFWAFAYNALGVPIAAGVLYPFFGILLSPIFAAAAMSFSSVSVVGNALRLRRAKL
- a CDS encoding glycosyltransferase, which produces MDNSAHPIVSTVLPVVNTGLPVVSIGLPVFNEANWIRRSLDALLNQTYKDFELIIADNASDDATGEICMQFAAQEQRIQYCRHETNIGANNNFRHVAGLARGKYFMWAAADDWWEPDFVETLVGELETHPETGLAMTSLNRHWDDGTHLNAVRFEGERDPNNMTFFHLAINMIAAGITQYHYFIYGLYRTDFLKSALAIPIPDVPVPDRLFMTQVALATKIRYVDKFLHIRTVHHTPSTERLANEEYIKIGNTDKMGYTRTWLAIEPYLWASRVIPSYRKHLIPIIADTFARTNRTFLYQNDKGDKSPQAHHETGDEDLSVINQLRNAGHITESHKIASALASEDQGDIDLLNLLGEIKLQINHDDCSKNILLDVIKSRPDDSRALKNLAILSWRGKTPDEALTFARRAVEADKNHADAHIVLGRILAELGKSDEAAAYLQHALRIRPDNIDALKGIAVVSLKSNNLKKAQEFLKKAQKISPGDSETRALLSQVQDRMEQRAGH